One window of the Branchiostoma lanceolatum isolate klBraLanc5 chromosome 3, klBraLanc5.hap2, whole genome shotgun sequence genome contains the following:
- the LOC136430382 gene encoding prolactin-releasing peptide receptor-like: MDEFINGTDWNETEAFNETERILVPPQYPGVLLAQSLSPLLIPMFGAIVLVGVVGNVLLTYVILRNKSMRSVTNVFICNLAVSDIATCVMCIPFTLAYSLEHSWYFGEVMCYLVFSLQPTSVYLSIMTLTAIAIDRYYVIMYPFKPRMSMRTCATIIGLIWVVAVGLSLPVGLNTHYLDFTEIGLDFYVCKETWDEKKQQMIYTNTMWVVQYWLPLLMISAAYAKIGHKLRNRVMPGSMTERQQEEQNRRKRRTNRLMMSVVVAFAICWFPINIFNVINDINIDLIHEKYYNLIQLLCLWFAMLSSCVNPFLYAWKHDSFRKHLRKTFLKTYRYLRNQEQNQVHPLEPCGPDTVASQGPS, from the exons ATGGACGAATTTATCAACGGGACGGACTGGAACGAGACTGAAGCTTTCAACGAGACGGAGCGGATCTTGGTCCCTCCACAG TACCCCGGCGTGCTGCTGGCCCAGAGTCTCAGCCCCCTGCTCATCCCCATGTTCGGCGCCATCGTGCTCGTCGGGGTCGTCGGAAACGTGCTGCTCACCTACGTCATCCTCCGCAACAAGAGCATGCGCAGTGTGACGAACGTCTTCATCTGTAACCTGGCTGTGTCAGACATCGCCACCTGTGTGATGTGCATCCCCTTCACCCTGGCCTACTCACTGGAGCACAGCTGGTACTTTGGAGAG GTGATGTGCTACCTGGTCTTCTCCCTCCAACCCACGTCGGTCTACCTGTCAATCATGACGCTAACCGCCATTGCTATCGACCGCTACTACGTCATCATGTACCCCTTCAAGCCCCGGATGTCGATGCGGACCTGCGCCACCATCATCGGACTGATCTGG GTGGTAGCGGTTGGCCTATCGCTGCCTGTTGGCCTCAACACCCACTATCTGGACTTCACTGAGATCGGCCTGGACTTCTACGTGTGCAAGGAGACATGGGACGAGAAGAAGCAGCAGATGATCTACACCAACACCATGTGGGTGGTGCAGTACTGGCTGCCCCTGCTCATGATCTCCGCCGCATACGCCAAGATCGGACAC AAACTGCGCAACCGAGTGATGCCCGGATCTATGACCGAGCGTCAGCAGGAGGAGCAGAACCGGCGCAAACGCAGAACGAACCGCCTCATGATGAGCGTGGTGGTCGCCTTCGCCATCTGCTGGTTCCCCATCAACATCTTCAACGTcatcaatgacatcaacatcGACCTCATCCACGAGAAGTACTACAACCTGATCCAG CTGTTGTGCCTGTGGTTCGCCATGCTGTCGTCCTGCGTCAACCCGTTCCTGTACGCCTGGAAACACGACTCCTTCCGCAAGCACCTGCGCAAAACCTTCCTCAAGACCTACAGATACCT GCGAAACCAGGAACAGAACCAGGTGCATCCCTTGGAGCCATGCGGCCCGGACACTGTCGCCTCGCAAGGTCCCAGCTGA
- the LOC136430383 gene encoding prostate stem cell antigen-like, with amino-acid sequence MKTAFAVLLFGAIFGYAASLECYSCSSTLTAKSDCRDWVANLTTITCATAGSSCYSSMVKATTWGVKIDRGCMDKCASDDSCMNAFGSGTCRTCCKKDRCNIDTPGGADMAGVSAALLLVSSFLTVLGAL; translated from the exons ATGAAGACGGCATTTGCAGTACTGCTCTTTGGAG CTATCTTTGGATACGCTGCGTCCTTGGAATGCTACTCCTGCTCGTCCACATTGACTGCCAAGTCCGACTGTAGGGACTGGGTGGCAAACCTCACCACGATCACCTGTGCGACAGCAGGCAGCTCCTGTTAC TCCTCAATGGTGAAGGCGACGACTTGGGGGGTAAAGATTGACCGTGGCTGCATGGACAAATGTGCATCTGACGATTCCTGTATGAACGCATTCGGGAGCGGGACCTGCAGAACCTGCTGCAAGAAGGACAGGTGCAACATCGACACACCCGGGGGAGCAGACATGGCCGGGGTGTCCGCCGCCCTGCTGCTGGTGTCTAGCTTCTTAACCGTTCTTGGTGCTCTGTGA